The proteins below come from a single Vanessa atalanta chromosome 21, ilVanAtal1.2, whole genome shotgun sequence genomic window:
- the LOC125072242 gene encoding RNA polymerase II-associated factor 1 homolog, with translation MPPTVQTNEAEREKRPQRTGERRSELVTRVKYCNTLPDIPFDLKFITYPFPSTRFIQYNPTSLEKNYRYEVLTEHDLGVHIDLINRDIYQGDGNAQLDPADEKLLEDDVLTPQDSKRSRHHAKSVSWLRRSEYISTEQTRFQPQSMEKVEAKVGYNVKKIFSEETLYMDRDSQIKAIEKTFEDNKKPIEKHYSKPGVTPVEVMSVFPDFDMWKYPCAQVIFDSDPAPADKNIAGQIEAMSQAMIRGVMDESGEQFVAYCLPTEDTIQKRRRDIAENIPYLDGDTYEYKMAREYNWNVKSKASKGYEENYFLVVRNHCIYYNELETRVRLSKRRARAGAAAQALTRLVVTHRPLSAPEHRMLRLREKQLEPPQEEDEEEEEDDDDEEEEKQDRNEKERSRSRSKSVSKSPQESEKSKGSNRSRSVSRGRSKSKSRSRSRSGSGSRKSRSRSGSVQSASGRSASGRSRSGSRASSRASSKSKGSRASSTSRRGSRASSKASNKGSKASSKASSRASSRASRRSSRASSRASSKGSGSKASSRASSRKNSPSGSGSERSRSRSASGSRQGSRSGSASSASSRHSGSD, from the exons GTCGGAACTTGTAACGCGTGTCAAATATTGCAATACCCTTCCCGACATACCATTTGATCTGAAGTTTATAACATATCCATTTCCATCGACGAGGTTCATTCAGTACAATCCGACGTCTCTAGAGAAGAATTACAGATATGAAGTATTAACGGAACATGATCTCGGTGTTCATATTGACTTGATAAATAGAGATATCTACCAAGGCGACGGCAATGCACAGTTAGATCCAGCAGATGAGAAACTTCTTGAAGATGACGTGCTTACGCCCCAAGATTCAAAGCGCTCTCGTCATCATGCTAAGAGTGTGTCATGGTTGCGTCGATCTGAGTATATATCTACAGAACAAACTAGGTTTCAACCGCAATCTATGGAAAAG gtTGAAGCCAAGGTGGGTTACAATGTCAAGAAAATATTTAGTGAAGAGACATTGTATATGGACAGAGATAGTCAAATTAAAGCTATCGAAAAGACCTTTGAAGATAATAAGAAGCCCATTGAGAAGCATTACAGTAAACCTGGCGTGACACCAGTGGAGGTTATGTCTGTGTTCCCTGACTTTGATATGTGGAAGTACCCTTGTGCCCAGGTCATATTTGATTCAGATCCTGCACCAGCGGATAAGAATATTGCAGGACAGATTGAAGCTATGTCTCAAGCCATGATTAG GGGTGTGATGGATGAAAGTGGCGAACAGTTTGTTGCTTATTGTCTACCCACAGAAGATACCATTCAGAAGCGAAGACGTGATATTGCTGAGAATATTCCTTACTTGGATGGTGAcacatatgaatataaaatggcTAGGGAATACAACTGGAATGTCAAAAGTAAAGCCTCAAAAGGCTATGAGGAGAACTACTTTTtg gtTGTACGCAAccattgtatttattacaatgaacTGGAGACACGAGTGCGGCTCTCAAAACGACGAGCCCGCGCTGGTGCAGCAGCTCAGGCGTTGACTAGACTTGTTGTTACCCATAGGCCTCTGAGTGCTCCAGAACACCGTATGCTACGTTTGAGAGAGAAACAGCTGGAACCCCCGCAG GAAGAGGATGAGGAAGAGGAAGAagacgatgatgatgaagaaGAAGAGAAACAAGACCGAAATGAAAAAGAAAG ATCACGATCCCGTTCGAAGTCAGTATCAAAATCACCTCAAGAGTCGGAGAAATCGAAGGGCTCAAACAGGTCAAGGTCGGTATCCAGAGGCCGATCGAAGAGCAAGTCGAGGAGTCGCTCTCGATCAGGTTCGGGGTCTAGGAAGTCGAGATCTAGATCTGGATCTGTGCAGTCAGCTTCTGGGAG atcCGCTTCGGGCCGGTCTCGATCCGGTTCACGGGCCTCGTCCCGCGCCAGCTCGAAGAGCAAGGGTTCGCGCGCCAGCTCCACCAGCAGACGAGGCTCTAGAGCCAGTTCTAAGGCTAGCAATAAG GGTTCGAAAGCCTCATCGAAGGCGAGTTCCCGAGCTTCGTCTCGAGCGAGCAGAAGATCTTCCCGTGCGTCTTCCAGGGCATCATCGAAGGGTTCAGGTTCTAAGGCATCTTCTAGGGCCAGTTCCAGAAAGAATTCCCCATCCGGGAGCGGCTCCGAACGATCTAGAAGTCGTTCTGCCAGCGGGTCGAGACAA GGTTCCCGTAGCGGATCTGCATCCAGCGCGTCTTCACGACACAGTGGCTCTGATTAA